In the genome of Nycticebus coucang isolate mNycCou1 chromosome 12, mNycCou1.pri, whole genome shotgun sequence, one region contains:
- the REP15 gene encoding rab15 effector protein, whose protein sequence is MGQKASQQLALKDGNEVLGICEVVSGATVHAAQKLKEYLGFEYPLSKLCPATNTLNEIFLIHFITFCQEKGVDEWLTTTKMTKNQALLFGADWIWTFWGSDKQIKLQLAVQTLRMSSLLPVESKPGDPSSLEPRVKESPWKKSRFDKLEEFCSLIGEDCLGLFIIFGVPGKPKDIRGVVLDSIKSQMVENRLPGGKAVAQFVLETEDCVSIKELLGNCLSKKNGLREVGKVYISIL, encoded by the coding sequence ATGGGGCAAAAAGCATCGCAACAGTTGGCTCTGAAGGATGGCAACGAGGTCCTCGGCATTTGTGAGGTGGTCAGTGGAGCTACAGTCCACGCAGCTCAGAAACTGAAGGAGTATCTTGGATTTGAATATCCTCTGAGTAAACTCTGCCCAGCCACAAATACTCTGAATGAGATCTTCTTaatccacttcatcactttctgcCAAGAAAAAGGAGTGGATGAATGGCTTACCACCACCAAGATGACCAAGAACCAAGCCTTACTGTTTGGGGCAGATTGGATTTGGACCTTTTGGGGATCTGATAAGCAAATAAAGCTTCAGCTGGCAGTACAGACTCTGCGGAtgtcttctcttcttcctgtGGAATCCAAGCCTGGTGACCCCTCCAGTCTAGAACCAAGGGTAAAGGAGTCGCCCTGGAAGAAAAGCAGATTTGATAAGCTGGAAGAATTCTGTAGCTTGATAGGAGAGGATTGTCTGGGCCTGTTTATCATCTTTGGTGTGCCAGGAAAGCCTAAGGACATCAGAGGAGTTGTCCTGGACAGCATCAAAAGTCAGATGGTGGAGAACCGCCTGCCAGGGGGAAAGGCCGTGGCTCAATTTGTCCTGGAAACCGAAGATTGTGTCTCCATCAAAGAGCTGCTTGGGAACTGTCTGAGTAAGAAAAACGGGCTGAGAGAGGTGGGCAAGGTTTATATTAGCATCCTCTGA